The window ATCTAATTTTACTTTGTTTCATTGCAGTGTATCGTTTTTGACAATTGTAATAGAAATGTGCTCTTTTCACTTGTTCAGGCTATTCAAATTTCAAGTACCATAATGAAAACATTTGCTTTAGCTCAAAGAAAGGGCTGAAAGTTTCTAAGTGCTTTTACTGAAAAAcaaagttatttatttatttatttaagattattattataATCTGAGAGGCATTTGTCTAAATTAATGCATGAAACTGATTCTGAGCATTCAATTTTTCATATAACAGCAATTAAGGTGAATCTCTTTGTTGCTATGTTATGTCTTCATCTATATGATAAAATGCTGATTGATTTTCTCTTTCCAACTTTCATGTGAAAAACTTGGTAAAGGTTCAGATActaatgaaatatataaaatttgtataatAAACATGAAACTATGGTGAAACTGACTTCAATTCATTAATGTCAAATGGAGTTTCCTATTTTGATAGACATGAATAAACTATTTAAATCTTTTGTTAGTTGATATATCTGATAAAGTGACATAAGCTTAGATTCCTAATATGAATTCCTTGTATTAGTTAATTTCAAGGATGTTTCAAGTGTCAGTTACTTGTGTATGGAAGTTATATATATGTCAAATCATATATGGCATTTCAATTCTAGAAGGATTTTTGAATTTTGTGGCTTATACTTGAATTTTTCTTCACTCAAAAAGTATCCATGAAAAGAATATGATGTCAATTTGTATGTGGATCATCATGAAAGAGGCAGTACTTAAAGctaattattataatatttcAAGCAAATCagagaacaaaaataacaggATTGCAGAAATCAAAACATTAGTAACTGACAGCTTGAGGAGCTTGAGGCAGCATGAATTTAGTGATAATATGAATGTAGGCTATGTTATTCAGTagcaattaataaaaatatggtTTCTGATACCAAGTTGTGAACTAAATACTGAGTACTGACTGAATTAGTTATTCACCACAATGTGCAaacaatttttttcaaaaaataaatctGTCAAATGTATATCACAATAAAAGAAATGTGACTTAGTTATGTTTCTTCAAGTAATTCAATAGTAAGTTTTGCTTTTAATAGCTGTAAAGAGTGCATCAGAGAAGTAAGGTATTATGATAATAGAATGGGTTTGAATGTTAACTTGATTTTACTGCATACTCGAGTATTAGAAATAAACCATTTTTTTCAGTTATGATCTGGAACATTTATATGGAATTGCCTCAAAGTAAGTCTTGTGTTTTATGTAATTGTTTGTTCTCTTTGGAAAATCTCCTGTTGCTTTAAGGCAGTTTTTGATTTGAGAAAACTATGGAAGTAGCTATGTCACAGTCCAACCTCAAGATCCTCTGTTGGTTTTCAGGCATTGCATTATATGGAATTTCTTATGAGCATTatgacattttttttatgacatgcttttttatttccaaataTTACTATGATTTGTTTCCTTGTTAAGACCTTTGCTAAGAAAGGTTGAAACAGATTAGAGAGGGTGGGACATCCTCGACCATTTTGAATGCTTATATTAATACTCCCTTATAGAGATCTTTAGCGACTTGATTTTTCATTCCGAGGCTTAAACCCAAGGATAGAATTCTTTTAAATTTGAGTTTTTAAGCTATTACTTTTTAGTCATTGATTGGCATAGAAAACGAGACagtaaaaatgaagaaaataatcTCACCATTCCTTGGCATTTTCTAGGTTTAGGTGTTTCTCAAATTTGACGGTTGTGATTAGTGCGTGGCTTAGGcagattaatgttttttttccatatataaTTGTGGTGTCTTTGTTGGCTATACATTCTTTTTCCgctttattaattatttgtagACAGCCTTTTCTTGGTGCCTTTGTTGCCTTTCTTGTTACTTGCAAATTATTTGTCCATGTATTGTTAAGGTAGTAGTTCAGTTTTTGGTAGAATTGCTATTGTATATTCCTTCTCTCACACTCTGTTCTATTTGAGAATGTGTGTGCAATTATCAGTCTGAAAAAGTCTGGAGAACAAGATGACTTTCTATTTGTTTAGTTCTGCTGCTACAAGTGACGATATCTAAAACAAATCAGTAATCTATAGGATTATTCAATATCACTGcggtttctttttcctttttcctgAAATTGCTTCTGCTTAAGAGTTTTTTTAGGGGACCAGGTTATGCTCTTAACAAGGGTGGGCCAATTATAATATAAGTTAAGTTCCATAGGAATGCAGGAATGTCGGACTAAATGCGCTCTGAGGCCCTTGGTTGAAAAGTGAATTACATGATCTCTTCGTTCAAAGAGTGTGGCATTAGTTGCGCCTCTATTCGTTGCATGGTTTGAGTTTGACTACCCTTAGTATGTCCAAAATTGGAACTGAAAAGCGTTGCATTGCATTGAGAGCTGTTTAAATAACTTCATATTAGCTTCTGTAATTTGAATGTTTCAGTTACTGAACAAGGATGTGGCCTAGAAAAAGTTCAGCAACAAGAACTTTTGGTGGTAAAGTAATTAATCTATATTCCACTTCCATTAAGGCTCCTTCTGTGTCCTCAGTATTAGTGCTATCCCCTTAcacttttttttgttaattagtTAATATCCCTTAAAGGTTCTTCATCCAACTTTTTGTGGAGGGGTCTTCTACTGGATGAATTTGCCCTTAATGCACAAGTAGGAACAGATAATTTTGAACATTTATTCAAGGACTTGAGAAGAACTAgctattttgtatttttctgtATTTTTAATTTCCCAATTCTCTGAATTTGGTTGTACATGTCCCAGGAGTACTTTACCTATTCATAGGTAGGTTCCTTCTAAACCCATCTAAGTGTTAAAGAGTCCACTGTCTGATTCATGTGTCTTGCTGCTGAGGTTTAGATCACTTATCCAATTGCTCCCTGTGAGCCTAAGTTAGCCCATTGCTGGTGAGCAAGCGTATTCTTCTTTCTGCATTTTAGCTTTGCAGGTGGAAATATTGGAGGGTACCTTTTAGTTATATGGATGAAATGTGTGTAGACAGGCATCTCAAATTCACCTGGAGATTACAATGATACTTTTCAAAGTTAGCTGGTGGGTTGGCAGTTTAGGGTGCATCCGGATAACTCTATAATTTCATGTTATACTCATAACAGCACACAGTATTACTTTttgtttttaacattattttccCCTTCTACCATAGGGGATTCCTTTCAGATATAAAACAGCATATTAGAAAGGGGTTTTGAATATATTACAGAGTATTATTTATATTGTGTGATGTTCCTTTATGGACCCTCTTTACTTGGTTGCTACATAGAGTTTCTGAAGTAAAATCAAGGATCAAGCCTTTTAATTTAGGATCTTGTCCTGTTGGTCTCTATCCGTAATTTATTTATGTTCCTCCCTTTAACAGGTAAGGCTCTTCCTTTCCGAGGAATCTCCTTCACTGGTTGGGCAGGGTGTTCAAGATCACCTCCAAGCAAAGGCGTCATGGTTGTCGCATCCGGCTGGCACATCCGCTGATGATATTCTGCCTCCTGGCTTTGAAGGAGGCAATCCTGCCAATCATCTACACATCAAGTTGTCCGACATACCTGCAATCAATTGGAGATGCCCTCCTCGGGTAACATACAGTTTTACTCGGCTCATTTTAGTCGCCCCTTAGTTTTTACAGTACTAAGTTCAAACATATTGCAGTTTGTGTTAAGTTCGACCTGGCTAGTGGTTGCGGCAGAAGAAAGCAAAGAAGTCGAGATTCAAAATCAGCGAGAGATGAGAGTGCTCGAAGCTGTTTTTCCTCACGCATCTGCTATTCCCCCAAAGTATAGAACTCTTCTCTGATTTTGTGAACCAACCCCTAGTTGGCCTCTATGCTATCCAAAAATTTTTCATTTGCTCTGTGTATCATTTGGTAAAATTTGACTTATTCACATAGGTGACATTTAGCTCATTttgaatggaaaattaactaatttgttaatttttgcCACATGACACAAATTTTGACACCTATGTGGATAAATAGTTGATAAACAAGGAATTAAATTTTTTCATATTATCTACATAGTCTAGAtggaaaaaagaaattaaaacatatttaaCCCCTATTTGACCTGTGTTatccaaatttttttatcatttgccTTCCGTGGtatcatttggtaacatttggCTCCTAACCTATTCACATAGGTGACATTTTACCTATTTTGAATGGAAAATTGACTAATTTGTTAACTTTTGCTACATGACACAAATTTTGACACTTACATGTGCACGTAgcaattgttttaattttttttttccacatAGGCGTAATATGTggaaacgttgttgtcgtgtgaccgaaggtcacgggttcgagtcttaggagcggcctcttgccaaaaaaattggcaagggaaggcttgcccccagtacacccttgtggtgggacccctccccggacctcgcttagcggggacgcgtaatgcaccgggtcgccctttttttttttataggcgtaatatgtggataaataaggaattacTTTTTTCTTATTTGTCCACTTATTAAGTCTATAtggaaaaaagaaattaaaacaaTTGTCATGTATACATGTCACGTGTTAAAAATTGTGCCATGTggtaaaaattaacaaattagtTAAATTTTCATCCAAAATCGGTTAAATGTTACCTATCAGAAATTGCTCAGGAGGCCAAATATGTCTTTATTCCTTTCTTAAGCTAAAGGTCTCTTTTGTTTATGCAGTCCCAGTTTTTCTTTGGATGTAGAAGATGCTCGTCACAATGATCAACCCATTCCTCTTATTCCCCTTACTCCCATCGAAGATGAAGATGCATCTGATGTGCCTCCCGATTCGATGGGAACTTCAAATGTACCGATGAGCTCACAGTCACAACCGGTAATTGCTTCTCAAGGCATGATTCATAACATTTCAAATATTCCGGCAAGTGAGAAATCTGCTACTGGATCTGTTGGTGTCGAACCTGACGTAGTAGCTGCTGCATCTGTGGCTTTTGCAGCCTTGAAAAGTAATGAGCAGGGAAGTTTGATAGATCCTGATCTTCTTATTAAAATCCTCAACAACCCGAAATTGATCGAGAAGCTGGTTCAAGATTGTGGAGCTGCCTCCAATGTGCCGAACGTACCCAAGCCACCTCGTCCAGTACCCGCTCCAGATCCATCTTATATGCAAATGAGAACAGACATAAAAACACAGTCTTCGTTTACTGCTACTTCTAATGGACCATTTTACGGTCAGCCAAATGGAGGCGGACCAATGTATGGACCTAATACACAGCATCATCCTCCACAATCTGTTCCAGTTTCGTCTGCGACGTCTGGTGGAATTCCACAAATGAAGGACATGAATTATTACAAAAACTTGATACAGCAACATGGAGGTGAAAGACAAGAAGGCCCTCCTCATCAGTATAATAGTAGCCGTTACAGTCATCAGCAAAACCAAGAATTAATGAATCCGAAACCAAGGGAATCGAAGCCGAAGATTATGAAACCTTGTATCTATTATAACAGTTCAAGAGGATGTCGGAACGGAGCGAATTGTGCATATCAGCATGATACAACATCGCAGCAACGAAGCAGTAGTATATCGGAGGTGCAAAGTGCTAAGAGAATGAAAATGGATAGAGATAGAGAAGTTAGCAGTTGAGTTATGCTGTTGTAGATTTTTGGAGAGTAAAAGGCATATTGCAGCATCActacattttatttaattccttcCTGGCTTGATTCTATTTAATTCTCTTTCTTATTCTCGAAAAATAGTCTCACAAAAGCCTTCATCAGACCAATGGGGATTTTTTCCTTGGTgggttagttttcttttcttaaatCTGCAATTTTTGTATCTGATGATCTTATAGTGGCAGAAAATATTTAtagatatattattatatattcatGCTTGTGAATGTTACCAGGTAAATTGTAGACGATTACTTAACTTTTTGGACAATAATTTAACAAGGTCATGTTTGTGACAGTGTTGCACCATTTTCGAAGGACCAAACTGTATCAGCCGGGCTTGTTAATGAGCTTGCAAGTTGGAACTGCCGCAGTGTTGGCAACCCTCGGGCGTTAGTTTTTAAGGACATCGTCCTTAGCTGGATTTTAGTTCTTGTTCGGCAAAGAGGTGAATGTCTGTCTACAAAAGCCTTAAAGGAGTGAAAGACTTCAAATTGAAAGCCAAACGTCATTCGAACAACTATTAATTTTTCTAGCTTCACCTCCTAGGTGAgacattatatttatatatcagTGTGGCTGAGAATTCACTGGGAATGGTATTGATTTGTGAAGAGCGTGCGAAGCAATTTTCGGTATATTATGTTAGCAAAGTCTTAAGAGATGCAGAAATAAGATACCTGAAGTTGGAAAAGTTAGCGTACCGAGTAGTCATTGCTACACATAAATTATGGCATTACTTTCAAAGCCACTCCATAATTGTTCGGGCTGATGctccattaagaaaattatgTAGAGGTACGGAACTTCTATAAGAATTGTTGAATGGGCCCTCAAGCTCAATGAGTTTGATGTCAAGTTTGAACCTTGTAAGGCCTTTAAGGCTCAAGCATTGGCATATTTCCTCATCGAAATACGAGATGATGTGGCTACATCCTCAATCTTTAAGGATGCATGAGAGATATACGTAGATGGAAGTTCCGATAAGGATGGAGCTGGGACACGAGTTTTTATTAACGGTCCAAATGAGATCATATTAAGATATCATGTTGAGTTGAAATTCTTATCGTCAAATAACGTAGCTGACTATGAAGCTTACTTTAAGGACTTCAAATCTTGAACACCATTAAGCCAGAGAAAGCCATCCTCAAAAGTGATTCTAAACTTGTGGTTAGTCAGCTAACTGAGAATTATGAAGTTGAAGATGCTATACCACGAAGAAGTACCTAACTTTGATTAGGCAACTTATGATCAAAGGCGAACATGAAGGTCGAAGCATAAGTGTTCAACGTATACCAAGAGAAGAAAATTGTGAAGCAGCCTAGTTAGCAAAAATAGTATTGACCCCAAATGGGTCCCAAATATGTCCTTGCTAAAGAGAAGCCATCACACAGTTTAGCATTCAGAGTCATAAATCCTTACCATAGACATAACAATTGAATGGTTTTATCACATCTATTCTTATTTTATCATAAGAACTCTTCTAAAAGACAAAAATGAACAAGTGAAAGTTATTCGGAAATCCGAGAGATATGCTATAATTGACAACACACTTTACCGAAGTTTCTTTGATTGACCTTGGCTAAATGTGTAGGATTTGAAGAAGCTAAATATATAACGTGAAGAGTTTGTGGGGCTCATGAAGGAAAGAATGCACTAGCCAGGAAGACACAACTACAAGGATTCAATTGGCCTTAAATGGCCAAAGATGCAGCAAGATTTGTTAAAAAGTACCCTGCAATCCAAAGTTATGCACCCATTGTTCGGTCTCCAACCTCTGTCATGAGGATCATTCAACCCGCTTGGCCCTTCGCCACATGAGGCATTGATATAGTGGGAGCCTTCCCAACGACAAAGGGCCAAAAGAAATATCTAATGTCGTTgataatttcacaaaatggacCGAGGCAGAAGCAATTTCCTCTATTACCTCTGCTCAAATTATTGCCTTCATAGGAAAAATGATTTTGTGTAGGTTCGGATCCAACACACTATTATCACAAACAATGACAAGCAATTTGATTGCAATGCCTTTTGGACGTATTGTGAAAACCTCCACATAAAGCTCCATTTTATGCCAGTTGCACACCAACAAACCAACAGGATgcaaaagtcacaaaaagaaCAATAGTGTATGGGTTAAAGAAAAGGCTGGAGAAATTGAAAAACTTGTGGGTAGATGAATGGCAGAGcgcgctatgggcataccgcaCAAAACCTAGAACAACAATAAGAGAAGCTCTATTCGTTCTCACATACGAACCTGAAGCTTATGTTTCAATGGAGATTGGCCAATAAGTCCAAGAATAACTTTTTACTCTAAGGCAGATAATGAAATGAACATGTGTTGAAAATTAGACCTCCTAGAAGAAAGAAGAGATCAAGTTGCTATCAAAATGGTGGCTTATTGTCAAAAGATGAAGTTAGCTCATGATAAAAGAGCACGGCCAAGACAATGTTTTCAAGGAGACCTAGTGCTTCACAATGCTGATGCTTCTCAATCTTCCGCAAATAGAGAAAAGTTGGGCTGAAGTTGGGAAGGTTCGTTTCAAATAGGAGAATGGGTTAACACACACACATATCAGTTAAGTGAGCTTTCGAGAAAGCCAATCCCACGAACATGGCATGCAATTACTTTGTGAAGATTCTATGAATAGGTATTCATCGGAAACATTAAGCAATTCTTGTACTTTGTCCTTCGATAAAAATTCAAAGAATCATGTACTTCCCCTTTTCAAGAAAATCATGTCATTCGACAATCGATAATAAAATGAATAGATCATTTTTTTAGTCCTAACTTAGAATCCTTTTGATTATATTAAAGGTTGATCATATGCATGTACAAGGATTACAATCACAATCTTAAGTTGATACATTCTAAAAAGACACCAACCCTTTAAACATTTCACTTAAATGCATTGGATTTATGTCAAGTTCAAAGATACTTTGCAGAATCAATGtgatagattaaaaaggaaacCTCGTTCCTggaaaatcatatattattcGTAACTAAAGTAAAAACTTCATAAAAAGCAATAAAAGTAAGGCAAAAATGTGACCTATTCATTCCAAATAAACATGTCCAAAAGAGcattacaaaataacaaatcttTCTCTAAAGTTATAGGCGGGAATTCCTCCTCTTCAGTAATCTCATCCCTGGATTCATCATCTTTCAGGGGGAAAAGGTTCACCCAACAGTGAAAGTTGGCATCTGAACGTCTCACTTTTAAATCTTGCAAGAAGTGGACTCTGAATCGAAGAAACTTTCGGAGTCCCTTCTGAACTGCAGCATCAACTTCTAATACTAACTTCACCTTCAGAAGGTGACAAACCAAAATTATTGGTTGTCACCACAGAAGGTAACAAACCAAAATTAGACACAACCTCCATAGTGGTTGGTTGTCTTCTTCTCGTTTTGGTATGAGTGTTGTTTTACGTAACCACGATGGTCTGTTTCTAGCTTGTTATAGCTCAATCTCGAATGACCTGATATCTTCCAAGTTGGCTGAACCATTAGCTTTACGAGACGGTATTACTTGGACGTTTTCCTTAGGCTACAACATTATCGATTTTGAAGTTGACGCAAAAGGAGCGATGAATAGTTGGTGCTCGAGCCACAAGGATCTTTCACAGTATGGTGGAATTGTTGAAGACATCAAGAAACTTCTTCAGAATTACCAGACTTGTTCGGTGACATTTGGTTCTCGATTAATGAACAAAGTTGCTCATAAGTTAGCTCGTCATTCTTGTTTCAATGTTAATCCttttattgtttgttgttttatGTAAAGATGTGagtgtttaattttaataaaatctttTTTGCTCTAAAAAAACGATGGGAGTAATTTTATTGCGATCAGAAGTAAActttattctattttaaaatTAGATAATTTTAGTGTGACATTGGCTAAATTTAACTGACCCGGATGCTTTTTCACCTGTAATTCAAGTTTCTCCcacaagaaaaaaaatcacCATTCATTCCATTTTCACTTTCCGAGTTCCATATAATTCTTGTAATATTTATTCA of the Euphorbia lathyris chromosome 7, ddEupLath1.1, whole genome shotgun sequence genome contains:
- the LOC136235471 gene encoding zinc finger CCCH domain-containing protein 6, with the translated sequence MRRLQKSKRVSWASDVNLCQVRLFLSEESPSLVGQGVQDHLQAKASWLSHPAGTSADDILPPGFEGGNPANHLHIKLSDIPAINWRCPPRFVLSSTWLVVAAEESKEVEIQNQREMRVLEAVFPHASAIPPNPSFSLDVEDARHNDQPIPLIPLTPIEDEDASDVPPDSMGTSNVPMSSQSQPVIASQGMIHNISNIPASEKSATGSVGVEPDVVAAASVAFAALKSNEQGSLIDPDLLIKILNNPKLIEKLVQDCGAASNVPNVPKPPRPVPAPDPSYMQMRTDIKTQSSFTATSNGPFYGQPNGGGPMYGPNTQHHPPQSVPVSSATSGGIPQMKDMNYYKNLIQQHGGERQEGPPHQYNSSRYSHQQNQELMNPKPRESKPKIMKPCIYYNSSRGCRNGANCAYQHDTTSQQRSSSISEVQSAKRMKMDRDREVSS